The following proteins are co-located in the Brachybacterium sacelli genome:
- a CDS encoding LacI family DNA-binding transcriptional regulator: protein MTSSHRATIGDVARRAGVSKATVSFAYSGKRPVSEGTRQRIFESAESLGWTASESARALASSRTATIGLVIARRPEIISADPFFPRFIAGCEAVLAEAGMGLLLSVVTTEEDETAAYTRYAAGRVDGVILLDIKHGDRRPALMRALGLPAVMLAPTRPEPLLEDDGMTLPAVIAENATAIHELVGLLVEAGHHRIAHVSGPPHYVHATERRAAFTAAMTEHELDPSLVIEGDFTAASGQARTAELLDQVPRPTAIVYANDVMAVAGLSLARSRGLRIPEDLSLTGFDDSDLSGHLSPGLTSVSTRPDEVGATVVRTLLEALGGASGPVVRVEGPTVVLRGSIGPPPPPV from the coding sequence ATGACGTCATCGCACAGAGCGACGATCGGTGACGTCGCGCGCCGTGCCGGTGTCTCCAAGGCGACGGTCTCCTTCGCGTACTCGGGCAAGCGCCCCGTCTCCGAGGGCACCCGTCAGCGGATCTTCGAGTCGGCGGAGAGTCTCGGGTGGACGGCGAGTGAGAGTGCCCGTGCCCTGGCCAGCTCGCGCACCGCCACCATCGGGCTCGTCATCGCGCGTCGCCCGGAGATCATCTCCGCCGACCCCTTCTTCCCCCGCTTCATCGCCGGGTGCGAAGCAGTGCTCGCGGAGGCCGGGATGGGCCTGCTGCTCAGCGTCGTCACCACAGAAGAGGACGAGACCGCTGCATACACGCGGTATGCCGCCGGACGCGTCGACGGCGTGATCCTGCTGGACATCAAGCACGGCGACCGCCGGCCCGCTCTCATGCGCGCGCTGGGGCTCCCCGCCGTGATGCTGGCCCCGACCCGGCCGGAGCCTCTCCTCGAGGACGACGGCATGACCCTTCCGGCTGTGATCGCCGAGAACGCCACGGCGATCCACGAGCTCGTGGGCCTGCTCGTCGAGGCCGGGCACCACCGGATCGCCCACGTCTCCGGCCCGCCGCACTACGTCCATGCGACAGAGAGACGCGCCGCTTTCACGGCGGCGATGACCGAACACGAACTGGATCCGTCGCTCGTCATCGAAGGTGACTTCACGGCCGCCTCCGGCCAGGCCCGCACCGCCGAGCTCCTGGACCAGGTGCCACGCCCCACCGCGATCGTCTACGCGAATGACGTCATGGCCGTCGCCGGGTTGTCCTTGGCCCGCAGCCGCGGTCTGCGCATCCCCGAGGACCTCTCGCTCACGGGATTCGACGACTCCGATCTCTCTGGTCACCTCTCCCCCGGCCTGACCAGCGTCTCCACCCGGCCCGACGAAGTCGGCGCCACCGTGGTCCGCACCCTGCTCGAGGCGCTGGGCGGGGCGTCGGGCCCCGTGGTCCGTGTCGAGGGACCGACTGTCGTCCTCCGCGGCAGCATCGGCCCGCCACCCCCACCGGTCTGA
- a CDS encoding AbgT family transporter yields the protein MSGIAPITALAFLTAGFVYGKLSGSVGSIRRETGTLMAHGVKELGPVIALFFFISQLVAYFQRTNIAGMLAVWGASMLQAINLPIPLLLALLIVVVAIMCARGDRPVGQRELLPDLLDAAQESPEGTRICTPASASASANCAGGGASVMR from the coding sequence ATGTCCGGGATCGCCCCCATCACCGCTCTCGCGTTCCTGACCGCCGGCTTCGTGTACGGGAAGCTCTCGGGATCGGTCGGGTCCATCCGGCGCGAGACGGGCACCCTCATGGCTCACGGAGTCAAGGAGCTCGGCCCCGTCATCGCCCTGTTCTTCTTCATCTCCCAGTTAGTCGCCTACTTCCAGCGGACGAACATCGCCGGGATGCTCGCGGTGTGGGGCGCGAGCATGCTCCAGGCGATCAACCTGCCGATCCCGCTGCTCCTGGCACTGCTCATCGTCGTGGTCGCCATCATGTGTGCTCGAGGAGACCGCCCGGTTGGACAGCGCGAACTCCTTCCAGACCTTCTGGACGCAGCTCAGGAATCGCCAGAGGGGACCAGGATCTGTACCCCCGCATCGGCGAGCGCGTCGGCCAATTGCGCTGGTGGTGGCGCATCTGTGATGAGGTAA
- a CDS encoding DeoR/GlpR family DNA-binding transcription regulator, whose protein sequence is MLPAGRKSELEAIVSTSGHVTVTELAKRFDVSADTIRRDLDALSTEGKVVRTRGGAMSKATTAWPELTVNVRQEVQNEAKETIADLAVGLVSDSSSIIVNAGSTGLAVARRLADLRDLTVATNNVLIPSVIDPACLRELYLLGGRVRIGSQATVGALSLGLSPNGGHISIAADIALISVGAISADRGFSTGDPGEAQMMGSMMERADITALMVDSSKFEKRLFAEVAPLAAADYLITDAPPPAQLADALADAGVQILVPSGDS, encoded by the coding sequence ATGTTGCCAGCAGGCAGGAAATCCGAGCTCGAGGCGATCGTTTCGACCTCGGGGCACGTCACGGTGACCGAGCTCGCCAAGCGGTTCGACGTATCAGCCGACACCATCCGGCGCGACCTCGATGCTCTGAGCACCGAAGGCAAGGTGGTCCGCACGCGCGGGGGTGCCATGAGCAAAGCGACCACTGCGTGGCCCGAGCTGACGGTGAACGTGAGGCAGGAAGTGCAGAACGAAGCGAAGGAGACCATCGCCGACCTAGCCGTGGGACTGGTTTCCGACAGCTCATCGATCATCGTCAACGCGGGATCGACAGGGCTCGCCGTCGCCCGGCGCCTCGCAGATCTGCGCGACCTGACAGTCGCGACGAACAATGTTCTGATCCCGAGCGTGATCGATCCAGCCTGCCTCCGCGAGCTTTACCTCCTCGGCGGTCGGGTACGCATCGGATCTCAGGCCACCGTGGGCGCACTGTCCCTGGGCCTCTCCCCCAACGGAGGGCACATCTCCATCGCTGCAGACATCGCCCTCATCAGTGTCGGTGCTATCTCCGCAGACAGGGGATTCTCGACCGGCGACCCGGGCGAGGCACAGATGATGGGCTCGATGATGGAGCGCGCTGACATCACCGCCCTGATGGTCGATTCCTCGAAGTTCGAGAAGCGGCTCTTCGCCGAGGTCGCGCCTCTCGCCGCAGCCGATTACCTCATCACAGATGCGCCACCACCAGCGCAATTGGCCGACGCGCTCGCCGATGCGGGGGTACAGATCCTGGTCCCCTCTGGCGATTCCTGA
- a CDS encoding ABC transporter substrate-binding protein, whose product MSNGALGRRTVLAGVGAATAAGALTACGGSGGSGGDGKLEFQQWWEPELPDGFLRGLMDEFEDSHEGITVELLSGPYAATKEQLIAGAASRTMPDVMGLDGAWVNSLAEQKALADLDQLMADASYDGSDLAATVEFDGAARMIPVANFPYILFMNRDVLSKAGVDEPPATREEFSAAAQAAVDVDGNAQGWVLPLSLEAPNGVQNDVMSWLWANGQSMLSDGKPALESPEVQSAVDFILELDEQGLIAPGSATLKEQDKVEEFSSGRAAMIVDTIAHVNLLREGSPDLDFEVAAMPRSEDADGEPGVTYGSWGIGVAEASENKDAAWKLVEFLMSEDVNSRIATAANAFPGNSAAVPDSVEEDEVIKAAFDVWQSGTPINEFVGLPVAEQLMRDFAEQLQKTLEGSQVVDQALTAAQETWMAQF is encoded by the coding sequence ATGAGCAACGGTGCTCTGGGTCGCCGCACGGTCCTCGCAGGGGTGGGAGCCGCCACTGCGGCGGGAGCTCTGACCGCGTGCGGAGGATCGGGTGGATCTGGCGGTGACGGGAAGCTCGAGTTCCAGCAGTGGTGGGAGCCGGAGCTCCCGGACGGGTTCCTGCGCGGTCTGATGGATGAGTTCGAGGACTCGCACGAGGGAATCACCGTGGAACTGCTCTCCGGGCCCTACGCAGCAACGAAGGAGCAGCTGATCGCCGGAGCAGCGTCCCGCACGATGCCCGATGTGATGGGGCTGGACGGGGCATGGGTCAACAGCCTCGCTGAGCAGAAAGCGCTGGCGGACCTCGATCAGCTCATGGCCGATGCGTCCTACGATGGCTCAGATCTGGCTGCCACGGTCGAGTTCGATGGCGCTGCGCGGATGATCCCGGTCGCGAACTTCCCCTACATCCTGTTCATGAACCGCGATGTTCTCAGCAAGGCCGGCGTCGACGAGCCTCCTGCGACACGGGAGGAATTCTCAGCTGCCGCGCAGGCAGCGGTCGACGTCGACGGCAATGCCCAGGGGTGGGTGCTCCCCTTGTCGCTCGAGGCGCCCAACGGCGTGCAGAACGACGTCATGTCCTGGCTGTGGGCGAATGGCCAGTCGATGCTCTCCGACGGGAAGCCAGCACTGGAGAGCCCTGAGGTCCAGAGCGCCGTCGATTTCATCCTCGAGCTCGACGAGCAGGGACTCATCGCCCCAGGTTCCGCAACGCTGAAGGAGCAGGACAAGGTCGAGGAGTTCAGTTCAGGGCGTGCAGCAATGATCGTGGACACCATCGCGCATGTGAATCTGCTCCGCGAGGGGTCACCAGACCTGGACTTCGAGGTTGCCGCGATGCCCCGGAGCGAAGATGCCGACGGAGAGCCCGGTGTCACCTACGGCAGCTGGGGAATCGGCGTCGCAGAAGCATCCGAGAACAAAGACGCCGCGTGGAAGCTCGTCGAGTTCCTCATGAGCGAAGACGTCAACTCGCGGATCGCGACGGCCGCCAACGCTTTCCCCGGCAACTCCGCAGCGGTCCCCGACAGCGTCGAAGAGGACGAGGTGATCAAGGCCGCCTTCGACGTCTGGCAGAGCGGAACTCCGATCAACGAGTTCGTCGGCCTTCCTGTCGCCGAACAGTTGATGCGCGACTTCGCCGAACAGCTGCAGAAGACGCTCGAAGGATCGCAGGTCGTGGACCAGGCGCTGACAGCAGCGCAAGAAACATGGATGGCCCAGTTCTGA
- a CDS encoding carbohydrate ABC transporter permease gives MTTSTAVDPSRGSLPERPHGRNRHSVHGSPLRPYAFLTPTLLVMLVLMVVPIVMVIWYSFQDSAVTIPSTEFVGLEKYRQVLSDGTFWTATANTALFAGISVIAHFIIGIGFATLLNSELLSPLVRAIFRTVFILPWLFTVAVVAVLWRMLLNPNGIVNYLVTTFGITDSGVEWLANSSTALPIIIFINIWCGYPFFMVSLLAGLQGIPKDLYEAARVDGAGIIHQFFHVTIPQLRPIILSMAILDFIWTTQQFALIWMTTGGGPVDSTEMLSTYTYKLAFSTYDFSAASASAVVVLLLSMILAVLYVRQQRARD, from the coding sequence ATGACCACATCCACTGCCGTAGACCCTTCGCGTGGGTCGTTGCCCGAGCGGCCACATGGCCGCAACCGGCACAGTGTCCACGGATCGCCGCTTCGCCCGTACGCCTTCCTCACCCCGACCCTCCTCGTCATGCTCGTGCTCATGGTGGTTCCGATCGTCATGGTCATCTGGTACTCGTTCCAGGACTCGGCAGTCACCATCCCGTCCACGGAATTCGTCGGCCTGGAGAAGTACCGTCAGGTGCTCTCCGACGGCACCTTCTGGACGGCGACCGCGAACACCGCGCTCTTCGCCGGCATCAGTGTCATCGCCCACTTCATCATCGGCATCGGATTCGCGACCCTGCTGAACTCCGAGCTGCTCAGCCCGCTGGTGCGAGCGATCTTCCGCACGGTGTTCATCCTGCCCTGGCTCTTCACCGTCGCCGTCGTGGCGGTGCTGTGGCGCATGCTGCTGAACCCGAACGGCATCGTGAACTATCTGGTCACCACGTTCGGCATCACCGATTCCGGCGTCGAGTGGCTCGCGAACTCGAGCACCGCACTTCCCATCATCATCTTCATCAACATCTGGTGCGGTTACCCCTTCTTCATGGTCAGCCTGCTCGCCGGGCTCCAAGGGATCCCGAAGGACCTCTACGAAGCGGCTCGTGTGGACGGCGCCGGCATCATCCATCAGTTCTTCCACGTCACCATCCCGCAGCTGCGCCCGATCATCCTCAGCATGGCCATCCTCGACTTCATCTGGACTACCCAGCAGTTCGCTCTGATCTGGATGACGACCGGCGGGGGCCCCGTGGACAGCACGGAGATGCTGAGCACCTACACGTACAAGCTCGCGTTCTCGACCTACGACTTCAGCGCGGCGTCCGCCAGCGCAGTCGTCGTCCTACTGCTCTCGATGATCCTCGCGGTCCTGTACGTCCGTCAGCAAAGGGCGCGTGATTGA